A part of Marinobacter psychrophilus genomic DNA contains:
- a CDS encoding AraC family transcriptional regulator produces MDAKIYPTYKIAKILSILQKQGTSAEQLLQGTNLSEDDINSNSTRISHRQVILAYKNATRLSTDPAIGLRTGRLLCVTDYGLYGYALISSATLREALLFSINYHQMATPTVKMSLIIDEENLVASFRMEDLIKISELHKFNLEVQFTLVYSLFKDMVGVDFRFIEIWAQYPKTEYADVYLETLDCPVRFDQEFNELRFHSGWLDSPLQKANSITSQSIKELCDDIILIMSTTGGIAHEVFVVMTQDIHSASNIETLAKHFNMSSRTLRRKLTNQGTSFQNILSDVRKKLSIEYLRGTNLSIDEIADRLGYSDATNFRHAFKKWTGKTVGNYRR; encoded by the coding sequence ATGGACGCGAAGATATATCCAACTTACAAAATTGCCAAGATTCTCTCAATTTTACAAAAACAAGGAACCAGTGCTGAACAACTTCTTCAAGGTACCAACTTGTCAGAAGATGATATCAATTCTAACAGCACCCGTATTTCTCACCGTCAGGTCATCCTCGCGTATAAAAATGCTACCCGTCTATCCACGGATCCCGCTATTGGTCTACGTACAGGTCGCCTATTGTGTGTTACTGATTACGGACTTTACGGTTATGCCCTAATTTCATCTGCAACATTGCGAGAGGCATTACTTTTTTCAATTAATTACCACCAGATGGCAACGCCAACCGTAAAAATGTCACTAATAATAGATGAAGAAAACTTGGTCGCGTCTTTTCGAATGGAAGATCTAATTAAAATCTCGGAATTGCATAAATTCAACTTAGAGGTTCAATTTACTCTCGTATATTCATTATTCAAAGACATGGTTGGTGTTGATTTCCGTTTCATTGAAATCTGGGCGCAATATCCAAAAACAGAATACGCAGACGTTTATCTGGAAACTCTTGATTGTCCTGTTAGATTCGATCAGGAATTTAACGAACTGCGCTTTCACAGTGGCTGGCTAGATAGTCCCTTGCAGAAAGCAAATTCCATTACTTCTCAATCCATAAAAGAACTATGTGATGACATTATATTAATAATGTCGACAACCGGTGGCATTGCACATGAAGTTTTTGTCGTTATGACGCAAGACATTCATAGTGCGAGTAATATTGAAACCTTAGCAAAGCACTTCAATATGTCCTCACGTACCCTTCGTCGAAAACTTACTAATCAGGGAACCAGCTTCCAAAATATTCTATCTGATGTGCGCAAAAAATTATCGATTGAGTATCTTAGGGGTACAAATTTGAGCATCGACGAAATTGCCGATAGGTTAGGTTATAGTGATGCTACAAATTTTCGTCATGCTTTTAAAAAATGGACGGGTAAAACGGTCGGAAACTATCGCCGGTAA
- a CDS encoding copper resistance D family protein encodes MELELTSWEFSTLITRWLLYVGVAGSVGGVCSLYLLKAHRGLQGALLKYAFCAVLLAVTSAFAYFFVRVGAVLEEGISGMFEPDIVLIIWNSAVGEALLLRVLGLFLLLVALVFLWRKRRLPAIWVEPGARVAWLGFSGLLLTATSFTEAGHAVSQSWVFQLVLVVHLSLAAWWVGTLYPLWLACHRLAFAEAHAVLHRFGQFAVAAVLLIVLAGLYLSYQLTAWNNLFTSSYGLFLITKLVLVLLLLGLAALHKFVLVPQLLSSQDASRLKKSLLIEKFTGAGIYFITTVLTTLVGPMM; translated from the coding sequence ATGGAACTGGAACTAACTTCCTGGGAATTTTCGACGCTGATAACCCGTTGGCTTTTGTATGTCGGTGTGGCCGGGTCTGTTGGCGGGGTTTGCAGCCTCTATCTTTTAAAAGCGCACAGAGGACTGCAAGGCGCCTTGCTGAAGTACGCGTTCTGTGCGGTTTTATTAGCAGTTACAAGTGCTTTTGCGTACTTTTTTGTGAGAGTGGGCGCTGTCCTTGAAGAAGGCATTTCTGGCATGTTTGAGCCAGATATCGTTCTGATTATATGGAACTCTGCGGTTGGAGAGGCGCTTCTGTTAAGGGTTCTCGGGCTGTTTCTGCTGCTAGTTGCGCTGGTTTTTTTGTGGCGCAAAAGAAGATTGCCCGCTATCTGGGTTGAACCGGGTGCGAGGGTTGCATGGCTAGGGTTTTCTGGGTTACTACTCACGGCAACCTCTTTTACCGAGGCCGGTCATGCGGTTTCACAGTCGTGGGTTTTTCAACTTGTGCTTGTTGTACATCTATCGTTAGCCGCTTGGTGGGTGGGTACCTTGTATCCCTTGTGGTTAGCGTGCCACCGTCTAGCTTTTGCTGAAGCACATGCGGTGCTGCATCGCTTTGGACAGTTTGCGGTTGCTGCTGTTTTGTTAATTGTTTTGGCAGGTCTCTATCTATCTTATCAACTGACGGCCTGGAACAATTTGTTTACAAGCAGTTATGGTCTGTTTTTAATCACTAAATTGGTCTTGGTTCTACTTCTGTTAGGGCTGGCGGCTTTACACAAATTCGTTCTTGTACCGCAGTTGTTATCTTCGCAAGATGCTAGTCGGTTAAAAAAATCGCTGCTTATCGAAAAATTTACCGGTGCCGGAATATATTTCATCACGACAGTGCTGACGACACTCGTGGGTCCGATGATGTGA
- a CDS encoding metal-sensing transcriptional repressor, which produces MANDQTHHSHLQIVKRLKRAQGHLGSVIGMIEAGRSCLELAQQLHAVEKAIQQAKRVLVQDHIEHCLDDAIGPLEPEQKSRVDEFKAIARYL; this is translated from the coding sequence ATGGCGAATGATCAAACGCACCACTCGCATCTGCAAATCGTCAAGCGCCTGAAGCGGGCTCAAGGTCATTTGGGCAGCGTGATAGGGATGATTGAGGCAGGGCGATCCTGCCTGGAACTGGCGCAGCAGCTTCATGCCGTTGAAAAAGCCATTCAACAGGCAAAACGGGTGTTGGTACAGGACCATATCGAGCACTGCCTGGATGATGCGATTGGCCCGCTGGAACCGGAACAGAAAAGCCGTGTTGATGAGTTCAAAGCCATTGCTCGTTATCTTTGA
- a CDS encoding copper resistance CopC family protein yields the protein MKKIQILIAIGALTASSSVFAHSMMESTFPQDGAMVMEPTRHVEVNFDMPMKLINLKVIGADGRPIAVDYERAKEAGTHFKGMTPVLVPGNYTVHWKALGDDGHMMDGTFGFMQH from the coding sequence ATGAAAAAAATCCAAATATTAATAGCCATTGGGGCTCTAACCGCATCGTCTTCAGTCTTTGCACATTCAATGATGGAAAGCACATTCCCGCAGGATGGAGCAATGGTGATGGAGCCAACCAGGCATGTCGAAGTAAATTTCGACATGCCTATGAAATTGATTAATCTAAAGGTGATCGGTGCTGATGGAAGGCCAATTGCTGTTGACTACGAACGCGCTAAAGAAGCGGGTACCCATTTTAAGGGAATGACACCCGTATTAGTGCCTGGCAACTACACCGTGCACTGGAAAGCGTTGGGCGACGATGGCCACATGATGGACGGTACGTTTGGTTTTATGCAGCATTAG
- a CDS encoding NAD(P)-dependent alcohol dehydrogenase — MDIIAAVTRGKSEDFLVETIQIDDPRPGEVRVKVIATGMCHTDLVVRDQYLPVPLPAVLGHEAAGIVDAVGEGVKKLKPGDHVVMTFDSCHQCPSCYEGDTVYCENFLGINLLSAARPDGSTTLSRNNEVIHSNFFQQSSFASYAMGTEDSVVKVTKDVELEILGPLGCGIQTGAGAVMNSLAPEAGSTIAIFGAGSVGLSAIMAARIVGCTIIIAVDIMPSRLKIALELGATHTLNPQDGDIVEAIHAITGGGVNYSLEATAIPAVFCQAVDSLAVRGVCGLIGLPPAGTKVSLDMVNLLLGRTVRGIIEGDSKPDTFIPKLIELYRQGRFPFDKLIKFYDLKDINQAAHDSETGLVIKPIIRMPH, encoded by the coding sequence ATGGATATAATTGCTGCAGTAACTCGCGGAAAATCAGAAGATTTTTTAGTGGAAACCATTCAAATTGATGACCCACGGCCTGGTGAAGTTCGAGTAAAAGTTATAGCAACAGGTATGTGCCACACAGACCTGGTAGTTAGAGATCAATATTTGCCTGTTCCTTTGCCAGCAGTGTTAGGTCACGAGGCTGCAGGAATTGTTGATGCAGTTGGTGAGGGAGTTAAAAAGTTAAAGCCTGGAGACCACGTTGTAATGACCTTCGATTCATGTCATCAGTGCCCAAGCTGTTACGAAGGCGACACAGTTTACTGCGAAAATTTTCTTGGTATCAACTTACTAAGCGCAGCTCGCCCTGATGGTTCTACCACACTAAGCCGTAATAACGAAGTGATACATAGCAATTTTTTTCAACAATCTTCATTCGCAAGTTATGCAATGGGTACAGAGGATAGTGTCGTTAAGGTGACAAAAGATGTTGAACTGGAAATTCTTGGTCCCTTAGGTTGTGGTATACAAACTGGTGCTGGTGCCGTTATGAACAGTCTTGCACCGGAAGCAGGTTCCACAATTGCGATATTTGGTGCAGGCTCCGTTGGTTTGTCTGCAATCATGGCTGCACGCATTGTAGGTTGCACTATTATTATAGCTGTAGACATTATGCCAAGTCGCCTTAAAATAGCTCTGGAACTAGGCGCTACACATACATTAAATCCTCAAGATGGTGATATAGTTGAAGCTATTCATGCCATTACGGGCGGCGGCGTAAATTATTCCCTGGAAGCAACTGCTATTCCGGCTGTATTCTGTCAAGCTGTTGATAGTTTGGCTGTACGGGGTGTTTGTGGCTTAATCGGTCTTCCACCGGCAGGTACAAAGGTAAGTCTCGATATGGTAAATTTACTTCTGGGTCGAACGGTTCGGGGTATTATAGAAGGAGACAGCAAGCCTGATACTTTTATTCCTAAACTAATTGAATTATACCGGCAAGGTCGCTTTCCATTTGACAAACTTATAAAGTTCTATGATTTAAAGGATATCAATCAAGCAGCGCACGACAGTGAAACCGGATTGGTTATCAAACCTATTATAAGGATGCCTCATTAA
- a CDS encoding HupE/UreJ family protein encodes MLSTLFDGHWRARTAAGGRRLIWVFLTMGLLGMSAEVLAHAIAQGDKGYIQEISGVNLIAFIYLGAKHMVTGYDHLLFLLGVIFFLYRMQHIAIYVSLFALGHSTTMLLGVYFNVGINSYIIDAIIGLSVVYKALDNVGAYQRWFGVQPNIKAATLIFGFFHGFGLSTKIIEYDISPDGLIPNLLAFNVGVEIGQLLALAMILIVMSYWRKTDGFFRHAYNANVAMMSAGFLLFGFQLTGYFVA; translated from the coding sequence ATGTTATCAACGTTGTTTGACGGCCATTGGCGTGCGCGCACAGCCGCAGGCGGTCGTCGTCTGATCTGGGTATTTCTCACAATGGGGTTACTCGGAATGAGCGCCGAGGTGCTGGCCCATGCCATTGCCCAAGGCGACAAGGGGTACATCCAGGAAATATCCGGGGTAAACCTCATTGCATTCATCTATCTCGGCGCCAAACACATGGTCACCGGTTATGACCATCTGCTGTTTCTTCTGGGAGTCATCTTCTTCCTTTACCGCATGCAGCACATCGCAATCTACGTAAGCCTCTTTGCCTTGGGACATTCCACCACCATGCTATTGGGCGTGTACTTCAATGTCGGCATAAACAGCTACATTATTGACGCCATCATCGGGCTCTCAGTGGTGTACAAAGCACTGGATAACGTGGGCGCGTATCAGCGCTGGTTCGGAGTCCAACCCAACATCAAAGCCGCCACCCTGATCTTCGGCTTTTTCCATGGCTTTGGCCTGTCCACGAAAATCATTGAGTACGACATCTCCCCGGATGGGCTGATACCGAATCTTCTCGCGTTCAATGTGGGCGTGGAAATCGGCCAGCTTCTGGCTTTGGCGATGATTCTCATCGTTATGAGCTACTGGCGTAAAACCGATGGCTTTTTCCGCCATGCCTATAACGCCAACGTGGCCATGATGAGCGCCGGCTTCCTGCTCTTCGGCTTTCAGCTCACCGGTTATTTCGTCGCTTAA
- a CDS encoding manganese efflux pump MntP — translation MNPIALPLLALSMSTDAFAVAICKGASLKNPRFFEALRMGLIFGLIEAITPLIGWLIGNIAAPYVDVWGHWIAFALLVVLGLHMFYEGLNPCREEIEQPSRHSFFKIALTAFGTSIDAMAVGASLAFSEVNIFLAAGLIGLATTVMVTLGVMLGRVVGSLFGQKAECIGGLTLIAVGVWILSGKF, via the coding sequence ATGAACCCCATAGCCCTTCCGTTATTGGCTCTTTCAATGTCTACTGATGCGTTTGCAGTGGCCATATGTAAGGGCGCAAGCCTTAAAAACCCCCGGTTCTTCGAAGCGTTAAGAATGGGTCTCATTTTTGGATTAATTGAGGCCATTACTCCCCTTATCGGTTGGTTAATCGGCAATATAGCCGCGCCTTATGTGGATGTTTGGGGTCACTGGATAGCGTTCGCGTTATTGGTGGTTCTTGGCTTACACATGTTTTATGAAGGCCTGAATCCATGTAGGGAAGAGATAGAACAACCCTCCAGACATTCTTTTTTTAAGATTGCTTTGACCGCATTTGGCACCAGTATTGATGCGATGGCAGTGGGTGCAAGCCTGGCATTTTCAGAGGTAAACATATTTCTCGCCGCTGGCCTCATTGGCTTGGCCACAACGGTAATGGTTACGTTAGGCGTCATGTTGGGACGAGTCGTGGGTTCACTGTTCGGCCAGAAGGCTGAATGTATAGGCGGCCTGACATTGATTGCCGTTGGTGTATGGATATTGTCAGGCAAGTTTTAA
- a CDS encoding efflux RND transporter permease subunit, with the protein MIEAIIRWSIRNRGMVLLATSILIGIGLYSLKNTPVDAIPDLSDVQVIIKTSYPGQAPQVVEDQVTYPLTTAMLSVPGSKTVRGYSFFGDSYVYVIFDDKTDIYWARSRVLEYLSQVAPSLPENARPQLGPDATGVGWVYLYALVDRTGKNDLSQLRSLQDWFLKYELQTVPGVSEVAAIGGMVKQYQVQVNPEKLRAFNIPLSHIQNAIRRGNQEVGASVVEMAEAEYMVRATGYIQSIEDLEVIPLGVNQNGTPLLLKDVADIGIGPQMRRGVAELDGEGEVVGGLVVMRFGENAQTTINGVKAKLESLKKSLPEGVEVVTVYDRSGLIDRAVENLWKKLLEEFLVVALVCVVFLFHVRSSLVAVISLPVGILTAFIIMHWQGINANIMSLAGIAIAIGAMVDGAIVMIENMHKHMERTPLTDENRWQVVATAASEVGPALFFSLLIITVSFLPVFALEAQEGRMFSPLAFTKTYAMAASAILAVTLVPVLMGYFIRGKVIPEHKNPLNRLLAAIYMPALRSVLRFPKATLVGAVVVLAIGAWPLDKIGSEFIPDLDEGDLMYMPTTYPGVSIGEARQILQQTNKLIRTVPEVVTVFGKVGRAETATDPAPLSMIETFIQLKPKSEWREGMTTAKLKQELDQLVTLPGVTNAWVMPIKTRIDMLATGIKTPVGIKVAGPDLNIIQGIGQQLEKVLKDVEGTASVYSERVAGGRYIKVDIQREKAARYGLNIADIQEIIASAVGGMNVSSTIEGLERYPINVRYPQNYRDSPEQLELLPIVTPAGLRIALGDVANIFVENGPPMLKSENARLNGWTYIDIEGVDLGRYVENAQQVVAEQVELPAGYSLNWSGQYEYMLRAKEKLTYVVPLTLAIIIVLLFLNFRNFVEVAMIVGTLPLALVGSIWLMYWEGFNFSVAVGVGFIALAGVAVEIGVIMLVYLNQSWQQTIDRCHAQGLELREETLRHAVLHGAGMRVRPVLMTAATIIFGLLPILYGTGTGSEVMSRIAAPMVGGMVSAVVLTLLVLPAIYFMWKRSSLVKNTKLEIEKSLNF; encoded by the coding sequence ATGATAGAAGCTATTATTCGCTGGTCTATCCGCAACCGCGGCATGGTGTTGCTGGCCACCTCCATACTGATTGGTATAGGGCTTTATTCCCTGAAAAATACGCCGGTAGATGCCATTCCTGATCTGTCTGACGTACAGGTCATCATCAAAACCAGTTATCCCGGTCAAGCGCCGCAGGTGGTGGAGGATCAGGTGACCTATCCGCTCACCACTGCCATGTTGTCGGTACCCGGGTCCAAGACGGTGCGAGGTTATTCCTTCTTTGGGGATTCCTACGTTTACGTTATTTTCGACGACAAGACGGATATCTACTGGGCCCGCAGCCGCGTGCTGGAATACCTGAGCCAGGTGGCTCCTTCGTTGCCTGAAAACGCTCGTCCGCAATTAGGGCCGGATGCAACCGGCGTAGGCTGGGTGTACCTCTATGCATTGGTTGACCGCACCGGAAAGAATGATTTGAGCCAGTTGCGTTCCTTGCAGGATTGGTTCCTGAAATACGAATTACAAACCGTTCCGGGCGTGTCTGAAGTTGCGGCGATAGGTGGGATGGTCAAGCAATATCAAGTGCAGGTGAATCCGGAAAAATTACGTGCATTCAACATACCCCTCAGCCACATACAAAATGCCATTCGCCGTGGCAACCAGGAAGTTGGGGCGTCAGTTGTGGAAATGGCGGAGGCTGAATACATGGTCCGGGCTACAGGCTACATTCAAAGCATAGAGGATCTTGAAGTGATTCCGTTGGGTGTTAACCAAAACGGCACTCCGCTGCTGCTCAAAGATGTTGCTGATATTGGTATTGGTCCACAAATGCGTCGGGGTGTTGCGGAGCTCGATGGCGAAGGTGAAGTTGTGGGTGGCTTGGTTGTCATGCGCTTTGGCGAAAACGCCCAAACAACCATTAATGGAGTCAAAGCTAAGCTGGAGTCGTTAAAGAAAAGCTTGCCTGAGGGAGTGGAGGTTGTCACCGTTTACGATCGCTCAGGTCTGATTGATAGAGCGGTTGAAAATCTCTGGAAAAAATTGCTTGAAGAATTTCTCGTTGTAGCGCTGGTCTGTGTCGTATTTTTGTTTCATGTCCGCTCATCTCTGGTGGCTGTTATCAGTTTGCCTGTCGGTATCCTAACGGCATTTATTATCATGCATTGGCAAGGTATTAACGCCAATATCATGTCTCTTGCAGGAATAGCGATTGCCATAGGTGCCATGGTTGATGGCGCGATCGTTATGATTGAGAACATGCACAAGCATATGGAAAGGACGCCTTTAACGGACGAAAATCGCTGGCAGGTCGTTGCAACTGCAGCTTCAGAAGTTGGCCCCGCGCTTTTCTTTAGTCTGCTGATTATAACGGTAAGTTTTTTGCCGGTGTTCGCGTTAGAGGCACAAGAGGGTCGAATGTTCTCGCCCTTAGCCTTCACCAAAACCTATGCCATGGCTGCCTCCGCGATATTGGCTGTAACCCTGGTGCCAGTTCTGATGGGCTACTTCATCCGTGGCAAGGTGATACCGGAACACAAGAACCCGCTTAATCGATTGCTGGCTGCTATCTATATGCCTGCGCTGCGGAGTGTACTGCGTTTCCCAAAAGCAACCCTGGTTGGTGCTGTTGTGGTGTTAGCGATAGGCGCATGGCCGCTGGATAAAATCGGTAGTGAGTTCATTCCGGATCTGGATGAAGGCGACTTGATGTACATGCCTACCACCTACCCGGGCGTATCTATTGGTGAAGCACGCCAAATTTTGCAACAAACCAACAAGCTGATTCGCACAGTACCTGAAGTTGTCACCGTGTTCGGTAAAGTCGGTAGAGCAGAAACGGCAACGGACCCAGCACCACTGAGTATGATTGAAACCTTTATCCAGCTGAAGCCCAAGAGCGAATGGCGTGAGGGCATGACCACGGCCAAGCTCAAGCAGGAACTGGATCAATTAGTGACGTTACCCGGCGTAACCAATGCTTGGGTGATGCCAATCAAAACGCGTATCGACATGCTCGCAACGGGTATTAAAACGCCCGTGGGAATTAAAGTTGCGGGGCCGGATCTGAATATCATTCAGGGGATCGGCCAACAGTTAGAGAAGGTGCTGAAGGATGTTGAGGGTACCGCATCGGTATATTCCGAACGCGTTGCGGGTGGTCGTTATATCAAAGTTGATATTCAGCGAGAAAAAGCAGCCCGTTATGGTCTCAATATCGCTGATATTCAGGAAATTATAGCGTCAGCTGTCGGTGGAATGAATGTTTCGAGCACGATTGAAGGGTTAGAGCGATATCCCATCAATGTCCGCTATCCGCAGAACTATCGGGATTCCCCCGAACAATTGGAGTTATTGCCCATTGTGACCCCTGCGGGCCTAAGGATTGCTCTCGGTGATGTGGCCAATATTTTCGTCGAAAACGGTCCCCCCATGCTGAAAAGTGAAAATGCGCGGCTCAATGGCTGGACTTATATTGATATTGAAGGTGTAGATCTCGGCCGCTATGTCGAAAATGCTCAACAAGTGGTTGCTGAACAGGTAGAACTTCCCGCTGGCTATTCATTGAACTGGTCTGGCCAGTACGAATACATGCTGCGGGCCAAAGAAAAACTTACTTATGTAGTCCCTTTAACCCTTGCGATTATTATTGTGCTGCTATTCCTCAACTTTCGTAATTTTGTCGAGGTGGCCATGATCGTGGGTACCTTGCCACTGGCGTTGGTGGGCAGTATTTGGCTGATGTATTGGGAAGGCTTTAACTTTTCGGTGGCCGTGGGAGTTGGGTTTATTGCCTTAGCCGGAGTAGCGGTCGAAATCGGCGTCATCATGCTGGTTTATCTCAACCAATCCTGGCAACAGACGATCGACCGTTGTCATGCTCAAGGACTTGAGCTTCGCGAAGAAACCTTACGCCATGCGGTGCTTCATGGCGCGGGAATGCGGGTACGCCCTGTGCTTATGACAGCTGCGACCATTATTTTTGGTCTGTTACCTATTTTGTACGGTACAGGCACTGGCTCTGAAGTAATGAGCCGGATAGCTGCGCCGATGGTGGGCGGTATGGTGAGTGCTGTGGTGCTTACACTGTTGGTGCTACCGGCCATTTATTTCATGTGGAAGCGAAGTTCGCTTGTAAAAAATACCAAGCTTGAAATAGAAAAATCGTTAAATTTTTAA
- a CDS encoding aldehyde dehydrogenase family protein, with amino-acid sequence MRTVKLLINGQLVNGHKNIDVINPATGKAFMQIPVASEAQALEAVVAAKAAFPGWAATKIEDRQAMLRKLADRLQENAEEFAKVLVLEQGKPLAEATAEVLYAETFLRYFAAFNSSMETIQDDDEMQVEVYRKPLGVVVGIAPWNLPLLIGANKLGPALVTGNTIILKPAPTTSVTSLMLGELAKNIFPAGVINIIADENDLGPILSSHPDVAKVSFTGSTVTGRKVAQTAASSLKRLTLELGGNDAGIVLDDVDVSKIAERIFAGAFMNCGQVCIALKRLYVHENQYDEMCDALANIANNTKVGDGLDNGVKIGPLQNFMQFEKAQKYLGIAARDGKVIAGGAVLDRQGYFIQPTIVRDIDDSSPLVSEEQFAPILPIIKYRDVNDVIKRANNSEYGLGGSVWSSDVIRAKEVASQISTGTVWINHHLHFGPHIPFAGAKQSGLGVEFSKEGISEFTQCSVISVAK; translated from the coding sequence ATGCGAACAGTAAAATTACTGATCAATGGGCAGTTAGTTAATGGCCATAAAAATATAGATGTAATCAACCCTGCGACTGGCAAAGCTTTTATGCAGATCCCAGTAGCTTCCGAAGCTCAAGCACTTGAAGCTGTAGTTGCGGCTAAAGCGGCATTCCCCGGCTGGGCAGCAACTAAGATCGAAGATCGCCAAGCAATGCTCCGTAAGCTAGCCGATCGCTTGCAAGAGAACGCGGAAGAATTTGCGAAGGTACTTGTACTAGAGCAGGGCAAGCCGCTTGCGGAAGCCACTGCAGAAGTTCTTTATGCGGAGACCTTTTTACGATATTTTGCAGCCTTTAATTCAAGCATGGAAACAATTCAAGACGATGATGAAATGCAAGTTGAAGTTTATCGCAAACCTCTTGGTGTTGTAGTAGGTATTGCACCCTGGAATCTACCGCTTCTAATAGGTGCCAATAAACTTGGGCCTGCTCTCGTTACTGGTAATACCATTATTTTAAAACCAGCTCCAACAACAAGTGTTACATCACTTATGCTGGGTGAGTTAGCTAAAAATATTTTCCCGGCGGGCGTCATCAATATCATTGCCGACGAAAATGATTTGGGTCCGATTTTGAGCAGTCATCCCGATGTTGCAAAAGTCAGTTTTACAGGGTCTACCGTTACGGGGCGAAAAGTTGCACAAACAGCAGCATCTTCACTAAAAAGACTTACGTTAGAACTTGGCGGTAACGACGCAGGTATTGTTTTAGATGATGTCGACGTTTCAAAAATAGCGGAACGGATATTCGCAGGTGCATTTATGAACTGTGGACAAGTCTGCATCGCCTTAAAACGTTTATACGTACACGAAAACCAATATGATGAAATGTGTGATGCATTGGCAAATATTGCAAATAATACTAAGGTCGGAGACGGACTCGACAACGGAGTAAAAATTGGTCCACTACAAAATTTCATGCAATTTGAAAAGGCCCAAAAATATCTAGGCATCGCTGCCCGTGACGGAAAAGTTATTGCAGGCGGCGCGGTTCTAGATCGGCAAGGTTATTTTATTCAACCGACTATCGTACGCGACATTGATGATAGTTCACCACTAGTATCAGAAGAACAATTCGCGCCAATTTTACCAATTATAAAGTACAGGGATGTGAATGACGTTATTAAACGTGCCAACAACTCTGAATATGGTCTTGGTGGTTCTGTGTGGTCATCTGACGTTATTCGAGCAAAGGAAGTTGCATCTCAAATTTCCACCGGTACCGTTTGGATCAATCACCACTTGCATTTTGGTCCACACATACCGTTCGCAGGAGCTAAACAATCTGGATTGGGAGTTGAATTCAGCAAAGAAGGTATTTCAGAATTTACTCAATGCAGCGTCATTAGTGTTGCAAAATAG
- a CDS encoding DUF3147 family protein: MAWIITKYAITALLVVLISEVVKRSDKLGALIAALPMVTVLAMIWLYLEGQPAEKISNHAWYTFWYVLPTLPMFLVFSILLSRLGFWGALAASAIIAVVCFSVLALVVKRFGIILL; the protein is encoded by the coding sequence TTGGCCTGGATAATCACAAAATACGCCATCACAGCTCTGCTTGTGGTTTTGATCTCAGAAGTGGTCAAACGCAGTGATAAGTTGGGCGCACTGATTGCGGCGTTGCCGATGGTAACGGTCTTAGCCATGATCTGGCTTTACCTGGAGGGCCAGCCAGCCGAAAAGATCAGCAACCACGCCTGGTATACCTTCTGGTATGTTTTGCCTACGTTACCAATGTTCCTGGTTTTTTCGATCCTTCTGTCTCGGCTCGGCTTTTGGGGGGCTCTTGCGGCAAGTGCCATTATCGCTGTGGTGTGTTTTAGCGTCTTGGCTCTGGTAGTTAAGCGATTTGGCATTATCTTGCTATAG